The following is a genomic window from Spodoptera frugiperda isolate SF20-4 chromosome 18, AGI-APGP_CSIRO_Sfru_2.0, whole genome shotgun sequence.
GCTCAGACTGCTCaggtagaaacaaaaaataacctaaTAGTTCTACATTTATGTTAAACTGTCTGTTGGTTCAGTGgccgcaaatgcgactgccgagcgCACAACCCGTACGGAAGAGAAGCCATAGAAAATTGTTTAATGGCCACATACTTAATGGTATAACGATACttaaaatgaaacataaaaacatatttttagtaaattaaattttcgtGTTTGAGTAAACTTCCACGTGTATGCCCTTGTAACTTTAGTGCGTTGTACAATTTCCTTGGTCATTGTGACTAATGCTTGCAGTAAATAGTAATAGGTGTTTATAAGGCACTTAATGTGTAAATCGAGGAAGCACCGCAGATACTAATAAATGATACCGTatcgaatcgaacccgcgacacgttgcatggtagccagttgcccagccatcgcccCAATCGTACGGTCAAAAGTTAGTTGGTTTCtcagtttaattaaaactttcgcatttttcCATAACTGTATTTTCTCACGAATACGCAATGTTTCTCTTTAATGTAAACTTTATTTGGTTTAGAACGTTGGCATAAAGAAGAAATGTAAGTTTCCAATTTTTTGCCGTCTTTCTCAAATTATGGCGTGACCATTGGAACTTAGCAAAATCgaaaatacaatttactttaTCAATCGCCTTATTGTACACCAAAGTCTATATTTAGGCTAAGATCGATGTGAAACGTTTGTAAACAAACTATGTACAGTATATGATTACagtaaatagaattattttttaacttctACCCTTTAGTTGTTTAATTCGGAGCAGCGgactgatctggagctgcggtctacccaGCGGCTTACCGGTGCttcgcctcgaaaagcaggagtaggaacgggatggtttttagtcagtaagagtctgacactccctctcgcctcgttcaaggcgggagaagacattggatgattaaaaAATCCTTTAGTTGTCTCTCAAAAGTGTCACTTAATGGAGTGAGAATGAGGCCAGGAGTGTCACCGCACGTGGAGAAAATGACGAGACCTAGTATTCTTGAttacaaacatttcacatcGGTCTTAACCTAAAGTATAGTTCCCATCTCTTGAATGTAAGTACCTCCTGCCTACTCAAAGGTTTCTGAATGAATACAGTAGATTAGGTATCTGTACGTACTAAAACAGTTTACTCTGTTCTGttctatgtataataatatctattataataattaaaacaatgacaATTGTTGGTCGTGTGACCGTGATTTTATACTGTTACAGATAAATTGATATGACAACAACGCCCGGAACTGATCCaatacctagtacctatctagTAAAGTCGTGAATAAACTCTAGATATATCTATACTGTAGATATACAATATGCATATATGTACTTTATAGGTTAGCATTCACAGAGACATTACAGGTTTTATTTCAGACCATGAAGCGGAACAACTTTAGTTTTAGCTCTTTTCGAAGTACAAATAAGATTAATTAAGAtagcgagaggtagtgtcagactcttacctactggctaaaaatcaccccgttcctactcttccTTATGCTACATTTCTATGCCAAGTGcatcttcttttttattttctgaatgTACAAGACTAGCTACATCCAATGTActaacatattttgtttttattgtatgtcgTAAACATTATTGTAGTAACAATTGGGTTAGAAGTGTGGAACTGAGACATTGAATTGCGTCATACCACTATGCGGTAATGGTACTTGGTAGTAAGGGCTACTTCCCTCTTCTGTGTGTTTCCTAATAAATAAAGAggtttaaagtaagtaaatatgaaTAGCTTCGTATGTTTCAGTCAATGACGAACAAAAATGAACTAAGATTCCTAGATTTTTTATCAGTTTATCAGTCACAAAATGTCCACTACCGAACATAAGCCTCCCTCAATATGTCATATCCAGAATATCTAGGGCTGATTGGAACATTGGAAGTGACCTACATCCAGAAGCTCCCTGTGACCTTTATCAGGTTACCTGGTTAATCGAGTCAAACCAGGCCATCTGTCACCAAGTGAATATTCTGTCCTAAAAATAAATTCGCATCAGAAATATTTATACCGCAATTGTTTACAAACGTAACAAATTGTACTGAATTGACCTCCAATCAATTGAATATAGGCAATATTTCAATTGCCACACAAATATTTGACTATGATTAATGAACTTCTCAAAACATATCAATTAATGTGATTGTTGGTTTAATAATCATCAAATGATAATATTACATACGTGTGCCCACCCATGACCCCAAAGAAACCGTAATATATCTtagaaatgaatattattattgcgATTGTAATGAGATATTAATTCGAACGATACATGTAAGGTTCAAGCAATCAAGATCATGGCTGAATATtgtatacaaataaatgtatatagtCTAATAGCCGCTATATTTGCATGTAAAACGACGCTAAAATGTGTTATCTTCCATGAGTCGTAATTATAAGTAGACCTAATATTCGATCTATAAAACTTTATCATTTATGTTTCAATTAGATGCTAAGTAAGGTTTCATAACGTATTAATTAGAGAGGTTCGCATTAGCAGGCCCAAAGTACATAATAGATTGTAAACAAATATGGCTACCGGCTCTATTTTATGTACTAATCCAAGAATCAGTGAACAGTGAAACTTTCGTCGGGCTACTACGGCTACTGTGGACCCAATGATCGTAGCGTACAACGTAACAATTAGGTAATAAAGCTCTAATTACAAGTCCACGTTAGTTAGATAGAGAGCGACTCGCGACTCGGCCGCCCTGTTCCAATAAGGAACATTCGAGTGAATGCACGCCGCTTCTATAAATACGAGAGCACTCGCCGCGCGTGTACTATTTACTCCGAACCCTATTGTTGGACTAGTCTACTATACATCATGTTGAGGGTAACTGTCactttattgatttattttaattaattatatgttacACTAACCAAGTGCAATCCGGTAATAGATATACGCAGTGCAATGTTTCATCTCAAACTTGTTTGTTTCTAGTGCATAGACCTTGTGTGCTTTCAGGGATTGCGAGAGATATTTCGTAACTCCTAAAGATATTCTTTGATTTTGCAATATCTGTTTTTGTGTTTCAGGTATCATTGATGGTTTGTGTGGTGCCGGCAGTGTTCGGTATAATCGTGAGGGATCCTCCTCCTTCCCCCAATGATTACAAGTACTCGTACAATATTGAGGACCCGACGACTGGTGACAGTAAGAGTCAGCACGAGGTGAGGCTAGGAGATGTCGTCACGGGAGCCTACACGGTGTTGGGTCCTGACGGTACGAAGCGTACAGTCGAGTACACTGCTGATGCGAAGCATGGTTTCAAAGCTGTCCTGAGGGAGGATCCTGTCAGCAACCCCTTGGCGAATCCAGCCCCGGCCCCAGTTCACTACAACTACCAGCCTGCTAACGACTTCCAGTACCAGACCCCTGACCCCTACCCAGTGTTCGCGTCTGTGCTGCACCCTCCACAACACTCCAACTACGTAGAACAACAGTCCGCCAAATATTTCTCGCCGCAAACCGAAGCAGAGCCCAGGGTACCTTTTGATGGGAACTATTTCGTACCGGcgaatcataaaaaataattaaattatgccATTCTTATCCTAAACTTGTGATATTAGATAAGTATTATTGAAATCGAGCCTATAAAACACATGCTGTgaataatgtacctaattagaGAATAGAAAGATTGAGTAATTACTGTAGCTGGTAGGTACCAACTTAGTTGTGACTGTTTTTGTATAATGGTAAAAAATGTAAATGGAtagttgatataaataaataatggaataaaataaacacaaaacaaggCTGCACTTGTACAAACAGTGACTTATTTTTTCTACCACTGCTTGGCAGCCTGAACAAAAACGTTCGTTTCATTTAACCCTGCACCTGCCTTCGCCATTACAATAGGAAACTGCACAAGGATATAAAgtgcatataatataatacaagaaataaaaatattgtcactGAAAACGGTAAAGTTCCGGGGTTGTGCACCGAATGAGCTGGTTCAAGGTCGCGGGAAGTGGGTCGGCGAGCGAGCGGCCCGACCAGCGCGGCCTTACACGTTGGGGCTTCGAAACCAGCGATTATTATGAACGGAGCGACGCAGACAGCCATCACTAATGCATTGCATAGTCGCGTGCTTCAAAGAATGCTTCGCTCGATACAGTTTCTctctttttatttgattaaactCCCACTTACATCTAATGGAACTTGCGTAACATGTTGCATTGACCGTGATAATTAGATTAAAACACAATAGAAGAATTGTTGATGTACGAAAACAGGTCTTCAGTGTGTTTAGGTTTTGAATGTTAATTTCTATTGAAGTCGTTGGAATTTCTTTACACGCGTGTATAAACGGATATAAGAGGGTTTCCATCAATGATTTACGAAGTTACCGATACTATTTTAGATAAATCGTTATTAAACATCATAGATGATCATGAGATGTTCCCACAAGCGATTTGTACATCGTATATATCTGTACTTATTCGCGTTTTGTAAAGCCCTACacttgtaaacaaaaaataattacgtattattaagtaaattattcgATTCCTTTCAATCAGATCGTTCGCGTTGATTcgtcagtaaaaaaataaaaaatcttaaagatTTGGCGAGTTCGTAGCGTATATGGAAATTGTCGGTAATTTGGCCATACATACGTGTGCGGGAACTAATTTATATTGTTGCATCAAATTTACTCgcgaagttatggctattttgcACATATTCGCTGATGATTAAATAAATTGCAGTGACATTAAGTATGAGCAAAATTCTACTGGCCTTATTATCAAATGCGTGAGATTCAAGGCCTTACATGAAGATATTTAACAATGCTATCGGTAATCTGTTACAGGTAAGGCTTGAGTACTGAGTTATTGTGattgtatttaaattcatattcaaTTATGCCAAAGTCTGGGGGAGGGAGGGTGTATactattttatatgtagaattACTTAGTAGGTATACGTAATATGCACACGTATTGTACATATTTACTGATACTACCAGTATTGTACACCCCTTAATGTTAAGTGTGCATTAACATGACTGGGTATAAAGTGAGACTCAACCACCTTATGTTTATTTGAATCAAACCGTGTCTAATTTATCTATCTTAACCCCACCCACTATCTAACTAATATCATGCATAACATTACATCAAAACATGAttacattaaaaagaaatattaaaactggctgcctcgttggccgagtggttgcaagtgcgactgccgggcaaggggtctcggtttccctatacttattatactcttttgggtctcgggttcgattcccgggacgggcgaagtattgctgggcttttttgcggtttttcaaaaaaatttcAGTAGTAGTAAGGTCACCAAGTATTACATGGGATTTCCAACGTAAATTGTGAAGAGTAGATGATAGATACAGTGggattacgtgccataatgtgcacctctgcctaccgcgtcggggataaaaggcgatgacataaaaaaataataataaaacaactacTTCTTGACCAATACTTTAATGAATAATTACAATACACCTACAGAGGTGCTACTGGACAGAGTTCGAACCAGTACCCGCAGCCGCATCGCTTGGGACAGCCGAGGTGGAGCCACATGAACTCCAGGTGGTTGTCGCATGGGCTGCAGCTGCACGCCACCAGGCGCTTGTCGTTCGAACTTGGGATCAAGTTGGGTCGCTCTCTGGTACCAGGACCTGTAGTAAAGGCGATAGAAATGGCACATAAATAGGATATTGTtgcggttggcgcggtggctgggtaactggctgctgcgaaacgtgtagcgggttcgattcccgcacgaagcaactctttgtgtgagccacaaattgttgtttcggttctgggtgaacttgtatgtttgtaaacgcacccacgacacaggtgaaaatcctagtgtagggcaacgtttttttttttaaatcatgatAAACgcagaaattattataaactagctgtgcccgcgacttcgtccgcgtggaatagttattttaggcattatatttatttttgcaaacaactttctcagcttcataaattatatctgttacccacggttaatttgtgcattgaaaattcgtgatagcactggattatgattataaggaacaatccacactcatttctatactatatgtgtttccactgttttccggaaacctgcgcctataggttgggtaaccgccaccccggtttgtgtttcagaaataaaattcctagggtactttttagatggcctcgctacatacgcgttatagcagtggtaagtcccctctttgaagagtggcttgagaggcgtcacggcgtcctcacctaccgcctgacgcaggtacttaccgaacACGGAAGtttttcggttggtacctgtttcgaattcggcgggaggaaacacccgggcgtttcgtctgggtgtcgtcattgcgaggaccgcccggaagatatggtggagcatacagtggcggtgtgcattgcatgtgctgagcatcgccatgtccttagggatgtgaatggcgacctctcacgtccggctctagttcaggccaaggagcgagggggaaagggacgccgtctccccttctgcgaagcagtcatcctagctaaggaggaggcggagcgcgtgagagaacgatcctcttcacgccccagccgccgcagaagacattccgggcgtcgaggatcgcgtgacgatccccggccaccgtaagtgcgggtctgcggacggcgagtaagagtagctcgtcgcccgatcaaaaccagacccgtgcgtaccgtgcgtcgcgttctgtggtcaatgattaaaaaatgatttacttcgttagtaagactataatttttttgagtatagttacaccaggctccgcgtcgttcgcaaacaatgcctctcctcctggcagcgtcgtgtttcgcacatcatgcggcgcgggtgaattttatattggagttattttaaaattgtaatatcttctaagatgtttattgaagtttagtgatgtcaaagacaattttgttcacaattaaatactcttaatgaacaacacatttatttcgataaagattaatattttttcgttaatacaactcttaacaaataatgcattaatttcgacccagtttgattaccataaaaacgattctagtaagttaatcctaaaagatagacatatactgtcgcggactttttttagatcattttaagaggaataattctttcatacatataattttcgtatcttgaaccattttcgcagcgcacgcaacggaagccctcaagaattaataatttcccccgttttgtccacattttcctttatttcttcgctccttatagttatagcgtgatgttttatagcctataaccttcctcgataaatggactatccaacacaaaaagaattattcaaatcggaccagtagttccggagattagcgcgttcaaacaaacaaacaaacaaacaaacaatcaaacaatcaaacaaactcttcagctttataatattagtatagattatttttttcatacctttttactatttatttactttttttcgatgaattaaaacaataacatgaaccgaagtcgtgtaacgatcgacatagaattatctatactccgttagagcattttctttgtactaaatgttttattatattgatattatttttttcatacctttttactatttatttactttttttcgatgaattaaaacaataacatgaaccgaagtcgtgtaacgatcgacatacatagaattatttataaataatttatttcttattttttgatttttgaaataaaaatatatctatgtcctttctaaggttctaaactatatctgtaccaaatttcaaccaaatccgtcaaatagttgcggagattaatggtataagcatagaatgttcgacgtgattctttaatttgacataacttttttatttatgaaccgattgacatgaaacaaacactaaatgtaaatttaagcatcccacaatatattcgtgaaaaccgcatccaactcggatcagccgtttctgagattagcgcgcacagacgaacagacaaacagacaaacagacaaacagacaaacagacaaacagacaaaaaaaaagttaattacatttttgggttcgacatcgacataacaataacccctgctattttttttatttttattttcaatgtacagacagcacttttctacgattttattatatgtatagataaaggTATACAACCTTTTTTGATAGACATGATGCGGAAGGGGTCACAGTCACCCGCTAAGTGTGCGAGTAGCTCTCTCTTCTCCAGACCAGTGACGAGGTCCAGAGGGTCGTGCATGCTGTACAGCCGGGACCCGGGGACTCGGAGACAACGCATCGGTCGCATCCACCACATTTTGAATCTACTGGAATTGTGTTAAAGTCATATTTGGGAACGTTTCTGGGTGttacaagtgtccatgggcgacgctcaTCACTTACAATACCATCGGCTGATGCGTACCCTGTTTGTCTTATATCCTATAAAAATCTACAGTATTCATTCACTTATTCTGTTCTATTCTTTATTctgtttgtaacaaaataaatttataaaaatacattatattcgTTTATGATatactgccgtattcagagacatttaatgattacttaaattattccttagtaaagattttgttccgaaaacaatcacTAAGAAccgggttaagtaatcattacatgATTCTGAGAATGGCGGATAGTGTTAGGTATTTCCTAAACGTTGTAGCCTTCTCGTAGCACATAGTCTACGAAAATCATCCCCTTTTTGCTACGAAATTATATATCAACTCGTACTGTTTGTGTGGATTAGAGGAGGAAGGATCAAGACTATGAAACCCAAAGCAAGTAGTATTTATGGGTAATCGAAACGACTATACTTACAAATTAATTGCTTTTGACCTCACCTACGAAATTTACTTACAAATCACCGAAAACACTGTCTCGTCTTTTAGATACGCAAATTGTTtcacttgtatatttattttgatagtaaTGATTATGACAGCGTCAAATATTTAATTCCAATTCTAAATTCATTGTGTTTTCGTTTTGtagtttatagttattttaaaaatattgtttaggtagttgttttaaaaatatttaaatagttcgTAGCAAGGAAAACGAATACATTTCAATGGTAATCTTTGGCGCAATAAGGTGTAAGGCAAGATAACTTAAAGCTGCGATATCTAAGTTACAGGTATGTTTTACTTCAACTACAAAGTACAAGTGGAaatcaaattgtattttaaatacaataccTTTTTTATGTAAAGCAGGATTGGAGCTAAATTATTAGTTACCAACTTTGTACTTATGCTACAAATTACAAAAGTTAAAAATCCTATTAATGCTCAGTGTGGTCGGCACCCCCTTTTATAGAATAGTGATACATTAGCTTTCAGTACCCTAAATGTAATACCATGTGTGTGTGTTCTACATTTTGTTCAagcttaaaataatttacattgacAAACATGCGTCGTCGCAAGGACGCTCCGCCTAAAAAGTCGACGAGTATTACAATGCAAGTGATCTTTATACTTGAGATCAATCATAGCCCACTTGCTCTTATTAACATATTATACGCACAAATACGGTAGACACCCAACTTCTTAAATGTATAATTGAATTATGAAACACTGCAAAGCGACCGGTTCATATGAACTCGCGCCGGCGTAATAGTGTAATGCAATTCTGAGGCAGCTGGGCCGCATATAAAAAGTCGAAGAGATACTGTTACAGCACATTCAACTTGAGGTCCTCTCATAGTTAAGTCATACACACAAATCAAAATGGCATTCAAGGTACGGATTGATAATCTTCATCAAAGTGAAGGAGTCACAATTCAGCAGTATTTTCtacttgtattatattatttcaacctaaatatttttctgttattttcaGCTGGTAGTCCTGGTCTGCGCTTTCGCCGCCGCCAACGCGGGTTACATTGCCCAGCCCGCCCCTGTCGCCTACGCGGCCGCTCCGGCAGCGCATGTAGTGCACGCCGCCCCCGTGGCATATGCCGCCGCACCTGTGGCTAAAGTGGTCGAGGACTACAACGCGCACCCCCAGTACAGCTTCGCTTACGACGTGCAGGACGGTCTCACCGGTGACTCCAAGAGCCAGCACGAGAGCCGCGACGGAGATGTCGTACAGGGCTCCTACTCCGTGGTAGACCCTGACGGTACCAAGCGCACCGTGGACTACACTGCTGACCCCCACAACGGATTCAACGCTGTCGTGCGCAAGGAAGC
Proteins encoded in this region:
- the LOC118277986 gene encoding cytochrome c oxidase subunit 5B, mitochondrial-like, which produces MWWMRPMRCLRVPGSRLYSMHDPLDLVTGLEKRELLAHLAGDCDPFRIMSIKKGPGTRERPNLIPSSNDKRLVACSCSPCDNHLEFMWLHLGCPKRCGCGYWFELCPVAPL
- the LOC126911704 gene encoding larval cuticle protein A2B-like; translation: MAFKLVVLVCAFAAANAGYIAQPAPVAYAAAPAAHVVHAAPVAYAAAPVAKVVEDYNAHPQYSFAYDVQDGLTGDSKSQHESRDGDVVQGSYSVVDPDGTKRTVDYTADPHNGFNAVVRKEALGHVAKVVAPVVAKVAAPVAYHAAPVVAKVAAPVAYQAAPVAYHAAPVAYSAPVYHH
- the LOC118277984 gene encoding larval cuticle protein A2B: MLRVSLMVCVVPAVFGIIVRDPPPSPNDYKYSYNIEDPTTGDSKSQHEVRLGDVVTGAYTVLGPDGTKRTVEYTADAKHGFKAVLREDPVSNPLANPAPAPVHYNYQPANDFQYQTPDPYPVFASVLHPPQHSNYVEQQSAKYFSPQTEAEPRVPFDGNYFVPANHKK